From the genome of Mesorhizobium japonicum MAFF 303099, one region includes:
- the ccoN gene encoding cytochrome-c oxidase, cbb3-type subunit I: MKFGTETVALSLFAFAALVAAGFGVDEPFRQHMWVLFIVLLGFIAVLLRNTSFAPAAPIDPSAYMDGPIRYGAIATMFWGVVGMLVGVVIALQLAYPDLNIQPWFNFGRLRPLHTSGVVFAFGGNALLCTSMYVVQRTCRARLFGGDLAWFVFWGYQLFIVMAATGYLLGITESREYAEPEWYVDIWLTIVWVAYLILFLGTILKRKEPHIYVANWFYLSFIVTIAMLHVVNNLSMPASFLGSKSYSAFSGVQDALTQWWYGHNAVGFFLTAGFLGMMYYFVPKQANRPVYSYRLSIIHFWALIFLYIWAGPHHLHYTALPDWAQTLGMVFSIMLWMPSWGGMINGLMTLSGAWDKIRTDPIIRMMVIAIAFYGMSTFEGPMMSIKSVNSLSHYTDWTIGHVHSGALGWVGMISFGAIYYMVPKLWNRERLYSLRLVTWHFWLATLGIVVYAAVMWVSGIMQGLMWREYDEQGFLVYSFAETVAAMHPYYIMRAVGGAMYLSGALIMAWNIAMTILGHQRQEQPLPGSVPALQPAQ; the protein is encoded by the coding sequence ATGAAATTCGGCACTGAAACTGTGGCTCTAAGCCTGTTCGCATTCGCAGCCCTGGTGGCCGCCGGCTTTGGCGTGGATGAGCCTTTCCGACAGCATATGTGGGTGCTGTTCATCGTGCTGCTGGGCTTTATCGCTGTTCTTCTGCGCAACACAAGTTTCGCGCCGGCGGCTCCGATCGATCCGTCCGCCTACATGGATGGCCCGATCCGCTACGGCGCCATCGCCACCATGTTCTGGGGCGTGGTCGGCATGCTGGTGGGCGTGGTCATCGCCCTGCAGCTCGCTTACCCGGATCTCAACATCCAGCCCTGGTTCAATTTTGGGCGCTTGCGGCCGCTGCACACATCCGGCGTCGTTTTTGCCTTCGGCGGCAACGCTCTGCTTTGCACGTCCATGTATGTGGTGCAGCGCACCTGCCGCGCCCGGCTTTTCGGCGGCGATCTCGCCTGGTTCGTGTTCTGGGGCTATCAGCTTTTCATCGTCATGGCGGCGACCGGCTATCTGCTCGGCATTACCGAGTCCCGTGAATATGCCGAGCCTGAATGGTATGTCGACATCTGGCTGACCATCGTCTGGGTCGCCTATCTCATCCTGTTCCTCGGCACGATCCTGAAGCGCAAGGAACCGCATATCTACGTCGCCAACTGGTTCTACCTCTCGTTCATCGTGACCATCGCGATGCTGCACGTGGTCAACAACCTGTCAATGCCGGCCTCCTTCCTGGGCTCCAAGAGCTACTCCGCATTTTCAGGTGTCCAGGATGCGCTGACGCAATGGTGGTACGGCCACAATGCGGTCGGCTTCTTCCTGACGGCCGGCTTCCTCGGCATGATGTATTACTTCGTGCCCAAGCAGGCCAACCGGCCGGTCTACTCCTATCGCCTATCGATCATCCACTTCTGGGCGCTGATCTTCCTCTATATCTGGGCTGGCCCCCATCATCTTCACTATACCGCCCTTCCCGATTGGGCGCAGACGCTCGGCATGGTGTTCTCGATCATGCTCTGGATGCCGTCCTGGGGCGGGATGATCAACGGCCTGATGACGCTGTCCGGCGCCTGGGACAAGATCCGCACCGACCCGATCATCCGCATGATGGTGATCGCCATCGCCTTCTACGGCATGTCGACCTTCGAGGGCCCGATGATGTCGATCAAGTCGGTCAATTCGCTCAGCCACTACACCGACTGGACCATCGGCCACGTTCATTCCGGCGCACTCGGCTGGGTCGGCATGATCTCGTTCGGCGCGATCTACTACATGGTGCCGAAGCTTTGGAACCGCGAACGCCTCTATTCGCTGCGGCTGGTCACCTGGCACTTCTGGCTGGCGACGCTCGGCATCGTCGTCTACGCAGCGGTCATGTGGGTGTCCGGCATCATGCAGGGCCTGATGTGGCGCGAATACGACGAGCAGGGCTTCCTGGTCTATTCCTTCGCCGAGACCGTCGCCGCCATGCATCCCTACTACATCAT
- a CDS encoding hemerythrin domain-containing protein, which yields MLRAHDEKLRLCDALERIADALPGVDRMICLSTANSIVPLLRSIHQYEEAIIFPAYEEAVVGSEANLASTRRLRAEHVEDECFAGEVTEILLAIGHGETVENPEAIGFMLRGLFENLRRHIAFEREHVLPMIGIAG from the coding sequence ATGCTGCGTGCGCATGACGAGAAACTCCGCCTTTGCGATGCTCTGGAAAGAATCGCCGACGCACTGCCAGGTGTTGATCGGATGATATGCCTCAGCACAGCCAACTCGATCGTGCCGCTTCTGCGCAGCATCCATCAGTACGAAGAGGCGATCATTTTTCCGGCTTACGAGGAGGCGGTGGTCGGCAGCGAGGCGAACCTTGCCTCGACCCGACGATTGCGGGCCGAGCATGTGGAAGACGAATGCTTTGCCGGTGAGGTGACTGAAATCCTGCTGGCCATTGGACATGGCGAGACAGTCGAGAATCCCGAAGCCATCGGGTTCATGTTGCGCGGCCTGTTCGAGAACTTGCGCCGCCACATCGCGTTTGAACGCGAGCACGTGCTGCCGATGATCGGGATCGCTGGCTGA
- a CDS encoding Crp/Fnr family transcriptional regulator — MTVRQDVHSAGIPVLCQSCEARHRGVCGALDPDQLVGLARISSKHTIEPGVELIGDAETVDSYSNVLSGVVKLTKSLSDGRQQIVGLQFAPDFLGRPFKVESAINAEAATAVSLCSFPRASIERMMRESPELEHRLLKQTLNELDEARDWMVTLGRKTAAEKVASFLLMIARNIDPTLDPATNVTSFELPLTRADIADFLGLTIETVSRQLTRLRTDGLIRIENNRHVTVTSLTRLASRSGA; from the coding sequence ATGACAGTGCGTCAAGATGTTCATAGCGCCGGCATTCCCGTGCTTTGCCAATCATGCGAGGCGCGGCATCGCGGCGTCTGCGGTGCGCTCGACCCCGATCAATTGGTCGGGCTCGCCAGGATTTCGTCAAAGCACACCATTGAGCCGGGCGTAGAACTGATTGGCGACGCCGAGACCGTCGACAGCTATTCCAACGTGCTTTCCGGCGTGGTGAAGCTGACGAAAAGCCTTTCGGACGGGCGCCAACAGATTGTCGGGCTTCAGTTTGCTCCTGACTTTCTGGGGCGGCCATTCAAGGTGGAAAGCGCTATCAACGCCGAAGCGGCAACGGCCGTCTCCCTGTGCTCGTTTCCAAGAGCGTCCATCGAGCGAATGATGAGGGAATCGCCGGAGCTCGAGCATCGCCTGCTCAAGCAGACATTGAACGAACTTGACGAAGCACGCGACTGGATGGTGACGCTGGGACGCAAGACGGCCGCGGAAAAAGTGGCGAGCTTCCTGCTGATGATTGCCAGAAACATCGATCCCACGCTCGATCCGGCCACCAACGTGACGAGCTTCGAGCTACCGCTCACACGCGCCGACATCGCCGATTTCCTCGGACTGACGATCGAGACGGTGAGCCGCCAGCTGACCCGGCTGCGGACAGACGGGCTGATCCGGATCGAGAACAATCGACATGTAACGGTGACCAGCCTTACCCGCTTGGCCAGTCGCTCCGGCGCCTGA
- the hemN gene encoding oxygen-independent coproporphyrinogen III oxidase: MQPEAAARLGENVPRYTSYPTAPHFHPGVDAAVCRTWLEALKGDDEISLYLHIPYCDKLCWFCACHTKQTRHYQPVATFLHSLHREIEAVGSLVRGKGRVRAIHFGGGSPTMLKPEDILSLGEALRDRFDVLDDASLSVEIDPSDMDEARLDALSAIGMTRASLGVQDFDPKVQKAINREQSFLLTKSVVDAVRARGVNSVNLDLLYGLPHQTLESVARTVAQALTLRPDRLALFGYAHVPWFKKHQTMIDEAWLPDSAGRLAQSQIAARLIVDAGYEALGLDHFAKPDDTLAISARTGKIRRNFQGYTEDNCETLIGLGPSAISRYRQGYAQNIVATGAYEKVVDSGQLAVARGVELSVDDLARGWIIERLMCHFAFSAIELVERFGDVGQRLLAMASRLAVGGGGLLLRLDGENFVVPKDSRPLVRTVAAKFDKYLEAGTARHSVAV, from the coding sequence ATGCAACCGGAAGCGGCCGCCAGGCTTGGCGAAAATGTACCGCGCTACACGAGCTATCCGACGGCGCCCCATTTCCACCCGGGGGTTGATGCGGCTGTCTGTCGGACTTGGCTGGAAGCGCTCAAAGGCGATGACGAGATATCGCTCTATCTGCATATTCCCTACTGCGACAAGCTGTGCTGGTTCTGTGCGTGCCACACCAAGCAGACCCGGCACTATCAGCCGGTAGCGACCTTTCTGCACTCCTTGCATAGGGAGATCGAGGCTGTTGGCAGCCTCGTGCGCGGCAAGGGTCGTGTGCGCGCCATCCATTTCGGCGGTGGCTCGCCGACGATGCTGAAGCCCGAGGACATCCTGTCGCTTGGAGAAGCGCTGCGGGATCGTTTCGATGTGCTCGACGATGCCAGCCTCAGTGTCGAAATCGATCCCAGCGACATGGATGAGGCCCGGCTCGACGCCCTCTCCGCGATAGGCATGACGAGGGCGAGCCTCGGCGTTCAGGATTTCGATCCCAAGGTGCAGAAAGCCATCAATCGCGAGCAAAGCTTCCTGCTGACCAAGAGCGTGGTGGATGCCGTGCGGGCGCGTGGCGTGAATTCGGTGAACCTCGACCTGCTCTACGGACTGCCGCACCAGACCCTTGAGAGCGTTGCCCGGACCGTCGCCCAGGCGTTGACGTTGCGGCCCGACAGGCTGGCGCTGTTCGGCTATGCGCATGTGCCCTGGTTCAAGAAACATCAGACCATGATCGACGAAGCATGGCTCCCCGATTCCGCCGGACGGCTGGCGCAATCGCAGATCGCCGCGCGGCTGATCGTGGACGCCGGATACGAGGCCTTGGGACTGGACCATTTCGCCAAGCCGGACGATACGCTCGCGATCTCGGCTCGCACCGGCAAGATCCGCCGCAATTTCCAGGGCTATACAGAGGACAATTGCGAGACGCTGATCGGTCTCGGGCCCTCCGCGATCAGCCGATACCGCCAGGGCTATGCCCAGAACATCGTCGCGACCGGTGCATACGAGAAGGTCGTGGATTCCGGACAGCTGGCAGTGGCCCGCGGCGTCGAGCTCAGCGTCGACGATCTGGCGAGAGGCTGGATCATCGAGCGTCTGATGTGCCATTTCGCCTTCTCGGCGATCGAACTGGTCGAACGCTTCGGCGACGTCGGCCAGAGACTCCTGGCCATGGCAAGTCGACTTGCCGTCGGCGGCGGCGGCCTTTTGCTTCGGCTCGATGGTGAAAACTTCGTCGTACCGAAGGACAGCCGCCCGCTTGTCAGGACGGTGGCAGCGAAATTCGACAAGTACCTCGAAGCCGGCACGGCCAGGCATTCGGTGGCGGTCTGA
- a CDS encoding potassium channel family protein yields the protein MFAGTIVISLTVLIHTFGLIAITHAMAHLVARFRMHGRRSRVIAMISVVMGLFAVITAEVWLWAGVYLELGVLPDFETALYFSTITFSTVGYGDVVPAHGWRVLAALEGVNGFLLIGWSTAYLIAAGTRIGPFRVGEHF from the coding sequence TTGTTCGCCGGCACGATCGTCATCAGCCTGACGGTCCTCATCCACACCTTCGGCCTCATCGCGATCACCCACGCCATGGCGCACCTCGTGGCGCGCTTCCGCATGCACGGCCGGCGCAGCCGAGTGATTGCGATGATCAGCGTCGTCATGGGGCTCTTTGCCGTCATCACGGCCGAGGTGTGGCTGTGGGCCGGCGTGTATCTTGAACTCGGCGTCTTGCCTGACTTCGAGACCGCGCTCTATTTTTCCACCATCACCTTTTCAACGGTCGGATATGGGGACGTGGTTCCCGCCCATGGCTGGCGCGTCCTGGCGGCGCTGGAGGGCGTCAACGGATTTCTCCTCATCGGCTGGTCGACCGCTTATCTGATCGCGGCGGGAACGCGCATCGGCCCCTTCAGAGTCGGCGAGCACTTCTGA
- a CDS encoding DUF779 domain-containing protein translates to MHAKVTATPAALELIAEIVAEHGPVLFHQSGGCCDGSSPMCYPRAGFIVGDHDVLLGHIEDAPFYIGASQFEAWKHTDLIIDVVPGRGGMFSLDNGREKRFLTRSTICAVQM, encoded by the coding sequence ATGCACGCAAAGGTCACGGCGACGCCGGCCGCCCTCGAACTGATCGCGGAGATCGTTGCCGAACATGGGCCGGTGCTGTTCCACCAATCCGGCGGCTGCTGCGACGGCTCTTCGCCCATGTGCTATCCGCGCGCCGGCTTCATCGTCGGCGACCACGATGTACTGCTCGGCCACATCGAAGACGCGCCCTTCTACATCGGCGCTTCGCAATTCGAGGCCTGGAAGCACACCGATCTGATCATCGACGTGGTGCCTGGTCGCGGCGGCATGTTCTCGCTCGACAATGGTCGGGAGAAGCGATTCCTGACGCGGTCGACGATCTGCGCCGTTCAGATGTGA
- the adh gene encoding aldehyde dehydrogenase, with the protein MNKVEFSRPVKAPFDKRYGNFIGGKWTEPRSGRYFENHSPVNGQLLCEVARSDADDIEAALDAAHAAKDAWGRTSVAERSLILNRIADRMEENLDLLACAETWDNGKPIRETTVADLPLAIDHFRYFASAVRGQEGSLSQIDDDTVAYHFHEPLGVVGQIIPWNFPLLMACWKLAPALAAGNCVVLKPAEQTPAAILLWADLIGDLLPPGVLNIVNGFGLEAGKPLASSPRIAKIAFTGETTTGRLIMQYASQNLIPVTLELGGKSPNIFFKDVVAEDDDFFDKAIEGFVMFALNQGEVCTCPSRALIHESIYDRFMERALKRVEAIVQGDPLDPATMIGAQASSEQLEKILSYIDIGRQEGAEVLTGGARNVLPGDLAGGYYVKPTVFRGHNKMRIFQEEIFGPVVSVTTFKDDDEALSIANDTLYGLGAGVWTRDGNRAYRFGRAIQAGRVWTNCYHAYPAHAAFGGYKQSGIGRETHKMMLDHYQQTKNMLVSYSPKKLGFF; encoded by the coding sequence CGAGGTGGCGCGCTCGGATGCCGACGACATCGAGGCGGCTCTGGACGCGGCCCATGCCGCCAAGGACGCCTGGGGACGCACCAGCGTGGCAGAGCGGTCGCTTATTCTCAACCGCATCGCCGACCGCATGGAGGAGAACCTCGATCTCCTCGCCTGCGCTGAAACATGGGACAACGGCAAGCCGATCCGCGAAACGACCGTCGCCGACCTGCCTCTGGCCATCGACCATTTCCGCTATTTCGCCAGTGCCGTGCGCGGCCAGGAGGGGAGCCTCTCGCAAATCGACGACGATACCGTCGCCTATCACTTCCATGAGCCGCTCGGCGTGGTTGGCCAGATCATTCCCTGGAACTTCCCGCTGCTGATGGCATGCTGGAAGCTCGCGCCCGCGCTTGCGGCCGGCAACTGCGTGGTGCTGAAGCCCGCCGAGCAGACCCCGGCCGCCATCCTGCTCTGGGCCGATCTTATCGGCGATCTGCTGCCGCCAGGCGTGCTCAACATCGTCAACGGCTTCGGCCTCGAGGCCGGCAAGCCACTCGCGTCGTCGCCGCGCATCGCCAAGATCGCCTTTACCGGCGAGACCACGACGGGCCGGCTGATCATGCAATATGCCAGCCAGAACCTCATCCCCGTCACACTGGAATTGGGCGGCAAGTCGCCCAACATCTTCTTCAAGGACGTCGTCGCCGAGGACGACGATTTCTTCGACAAGGCCATCGAAGGCTTCGTCATGTTCGCGCTGAACCAGGGGGAGGTCTGCACATGCCCGAGCCGTGCGCTCATCCATGAATCGATCTACGACAGGTTCATGGAACGTGCCCTCAAGCGCGTCGAAGCCATCGTCCAGGGCGATCCGCTCGACCCGGCGACGATGATCGGCGCCCAGGCCTCGTCGGAGCAGCTGGAAAAGATCCTGTCCTACATCGACATCGGCCGCCAGGAAGGCGCCGAGGTGCTGACCGGCGGCGCCCGCAATGTTCTGCCCGGCGACCTGGCGGGCGGCTATTACGTCAAGCCGACCGTGTTCAGGGGCCACAACAAGATGCGCATCTTCCAGGAAGAGATTTTCGGACCGGTGGTTTCGGTCACGACCTTCAAGGACGACGACGAAGCGCTCAGCATTGCCAACGACACGCTCTACGGCCTTGGCGCCGGCGTCTGGACACGTGACGGCAACCGCGCCTATCGCTTCGGCCGCGCAATCCAGGCCGGCCGCGTCTGGACCAACTGTTACCACGCCTATCCGGCGCATGCGGCCTTCGGCGGCTACAAGCAGTCCGGCATCGGCCGCGAGACTCACAAGATGATGCTCGACCACTATCAGCAGACCAAGAACATGCTTGTCAGCTATAGCCCGAAGAAGCTCGGCTTCTTCTGA